The stretch of DNA CATGGAACAGATTACTATTGGGTAGATTCGATAAATAGGTTTGGAATAGACACTTTCGGGCTCCGCTCCAAATTATTAATCCGGAGTAATACTACATAATTATAGAAACATGCGCTACTTCATTCCAGAATGGGACGATCGGGTGGACCCCCACTATGACTTTCTCACCGATACGCATTCGCAGACTCATTCCGACGATCCGGTCAAAAACGACTCCTACATGTGGGACCTCTTAGGAGTTGAAAATGTTCCATTTAATGGTGTGCTGGTTTCAATAGCCACGATTGAGCAAAATAAGAAGAAATACGCGATGATAAAAGAACAGGGGATCCATCGTTTCTTCGGTCTCCCCGATTCTTTCCCGATAATGGCCGACTGCGGGGCGTTCTCCTATATTGATGAAGATGTGCCGCCCTATCGCACCTCCGACATCCTGGAAAAATATTCTGAGATGGGTTTTAACTATGGGGTGAGCGTCGATCACCTCGTTGTCAAAGCTTTTGAAGAGAAAAAAGAAGAAAGGATGGAAATTACTTATCAGAACGGCCTTTCTGCATTTGAAGAGTGGAACAAAAAATATCGTGATGATTTTCAGTTGATCGTTGCAGTCCAGGGTTTTTCCACGGATGATTATCTCAGAATGTACCATAAGTTTCTGGATCGAGGGATAACCCATATGGCTATGGGAGGTCTTGTACGATCTCAAACTTCGGAAATCATTGATTTGATAGATCGTCTTATCGCCGACCTAAAGAAAAACAGCAAAATACATGGTGCTTCCAGAAAACCCGAATACCTCCATTTTTTCGGTGTTGCACGACCAGACCTGTTTTTCAGGTTGAAAGAGCTTGAATCACTGGGAGTGGAGGTTGCATTTGACTCTGCCTCATATCTCAGACGGGCGTGGTTGGCCTCTCCGACCAGTCAGATGAACTATATCACCCAGGACCAGATTGGCTATACGGCCATC from Methanofollis liminatans DSM 4140 encodes:
- the dpdA gene encoding tRNA-guanine transglycosylase DpdA — protein: MRYFIPEWDDRVDPHYDFLTDTHSQTHSDDPVKNDSYMWDLLGVENVPFNGVLVSIATIEQNKKKYAMIKEQGIHRFFGLPDSFPIMADCGAFSYIDEDVPPYRTSDILEKYSEMGFNYGVSVDHLVVKAFEEKKEERMEITYQNGLSAFEEWNKKYRDDFQLIVAVQGFSTDDYLRMYHKFLDRGITHMAMGGLVRSQTSEIIDLIDRLIADLKKNSKIHGASRKPEYLHFFGVARPDLFFRLKELESLGVEVAFDSASYLRRAWLASPTSQMNYITQDQIGYTAIRIPQDLSKKQRESLDPEIYHRLEEKALSTLRAYDHDKADLDEALDVLRDLGDYIGERPEILEHYRRTLKDQPWKKCPCPICRKNGMDTIIFRGNNRNRRRGFHNTISFFTLLRNEGQWDRTYAGTEIETLEEFSYGQSVLVITGCTKNKCEIGENRKVAAKDLYTGTLFTKVRAFCEGMGYDYRIISAKYGILSPEDQITTYEKVLKSRADADQIRPSVEAGLKPILDMYDTILVIAGVQYRDVLKHIIDERFVFLKAKGIGDLIHKVSVAIPDVNRTINEFSRDQ